A window of the Tunturibacter empetritectus genome harbors these coding sequences:
- a CDS encoding NAD-dependent epimerase/dehydratase family protein gives MRSEDLSGERVVVTGATGFLGGYVVDQLQRAGATTIAVADRSRIARRPEHPTRSIETLWFDQPDQLAQSVQSAKPDYVVHLHAAVTTNRSAAAVRSTLETNLLPSLDLMTACAEMQVKRLILIGSGEEFGPVTGPFDEDTAPDPASPYGASKAAVTAYARMFHRAFQLPVVVLRPSVVYGPFQAPRMLIPQVLQSLFEGKAVSVTEGRQTRDFIHVQDVARGVVHALVSEGVEGRSFNLASGEVVTVRDCLERIERITGRHGLIRYGALPYKTGEIFSYEPIAERTFSALNWRPAISLEEGLAKTWEALRDC, from the coding sequence TTGAGAAGTGAAGACCTCTCCGGAGAGAGAGTTGTCGTTACCGGGGCAACCGGCTTCCTTGGAGGCTATGTCGTCGACCAACTTCAGAGAGCCGGCGCAACCACCATTGCCGTCGCCGACCGCAGTCGCATTGCTCGTCGTCCCGAACATCCCACTCGATCCATCGAAACGCTCTGGTTCGACCAACCGGATCAGCTGGCACAGTCGGTTCAGTCCGCGAAACCCGACTACGTGGTCCATCTTCACGCAGCCGTGACGACAAACCGCAGCGCGGCAGCGGTTCGCAGCACGCTCGAGACGAACCTGCTGCCCTCGCTCGATCTGATGACGGCCTGCGCAGAGATGCAGGTGAAGCGGCTCATTCTCATCGGCTCAGGAGAGGAGTTCGGTCCTGTCACCGGCCCCTTCGATGAAGACACCGCACCGGATCCTGCCTCGCCCTACGGCGCCAGCAAGGCAGCGGTCACTGCGTATGCCCGGATGTTTCATCGCGCCTTTCAACTCCCCGTCGTGGTGCTCAGGCCCTCGGTCGTCTATGGGCCCTTCCAGGCTCCCCGCATGCTCATCCCGCAGGTGCTGCAATCTCTCTTCGAAGGGAAAGCGGTCTCCGTCACAGAAGGCAGGCAGACGCGCGACTTTATTCACGTACAAGATGTGGCCAGGGGCGTCGTCCACGCTCTTGTCAGCGAGGGCGTCGAGGGTCGTTCCTTCAACCTGGCATCAGGCGAGGTGGTGACCGTGAGAGATTGTCTCGAGCGGATCGAGCGCATCACCGGCCGCCACGGGCTCATTCGCTACGGCGCTCTTCCGTATAAGACAGGCGAGATCTTTTCCTACGAACCGATTGCAGAGAGAACCTTTTCGGCTCTCAACTGGCGGCCTGCCATCTCTCTCGAAGAAGGCCTTGCAAAAACCTGGGAGGCCCTTCGAGATTGTTGA
- a CDS encoding glycosyltransferase family 2 protein, producing MIPVKPLISIVVPVFNEEVNILPFYDAVCVETEKLADLYRFEFVFTDNHSSDQTFPLLRDLAARDSRVQAYRFSRNFGFQRSIMTGYTRARGDAAIQLDVDLQDPPELIATFLEEWRQGADVVYGVRIKRQESWLLNLQRVIFYRLIDRLSEEKIPVDAGDFRLISRRIIDLLKSFEDAQPYLRGTIATMGFKQVGIPYSRNARLRGESKFPFSKLVSLALDGILNHSVVPLRLSTYFGLVVSVITLISIIGYTSAKLIFRSQWPAGFATLAALSLASISINAMLLGIIGEYLGRMYQQLKKQPLTIIEDVAGVTAGDNLSLTPTVTNSLSGN from the coding sequence TTGATCCCGGTAAAACCGCTTATTTCAATCGTAGTGCCTGTCTTCAACGAGGAGGTGAACATCCTTCCTTTCTACGACGCGGTGTGCGTTGAGACAGAAAAACTGGCGGACTTATACCGGTTCGAATTTGTCTTCACCGACAATCACAGCTCCGATCAGACCTTTCCCCTCCTGCGGGATCTCGCCGCGCGCGATAGCCGGGTTCAGGCCTATCGGTTTTCGAGAAACTTCGGATTCCAGCGTTCGATCATGACCGGCTACACACGCGCACGTGGCGACGCAGCGATCCAGCTTGACGTTGACCTTCAGGATCCTCCCGAGTTGATCGCTACTTTTTTAGAGGAGTGGCGGCAGGGAGCTGATGTCGTCTACGGCGTTCGCATCAAACGGCAGGAGTCCTGGCTCCTCAATCTGCAAAGAGTCATCTTCTATCGTCTGATCGACCGTCTCAGCGAAGAGAAGATTCCCGTCGATGCGGGCGACTTTCGCCTGATTAGCCGGCGCATCATCGATCTGCTCAAAAGCTTCGAAGACGCTCAACCCTACCTGCGCGGCACCATCGCCACCATGGGCTTCAAACAGGTTGGAATACCGTACAGCCGCAATGCCAGGCTTCGCGGAGAGAGTAAATTTCCGTTTTCGAAGCTTGTGTCGCTCGCGCTCGATGGAATCTTGAACCATTCGGTGGTGCCGCTCCGCCTGTCCACCTACTTCGGGCTCGTTGTGTCGGTGATCACGTTGATCTCGATCATCGGCTACACCTCGGCAAAGCTGATCTTCCGCTCGCAATGGCCGGCGGGCTTTGCCACGCTGGCAGCTCTCAGCCTGGCCTCCATCAGTATCAATGCGATGCTCCTCGGCATCATCGGTGAATATCTTGGCCGGATGTATCAACAATTGAAGAAGCAACCTCTCACGATCATTGAAGATGTGGCCGGGGTGACGGCCGGGGATAACCTATCCTTGACGCCCACGGTTACAAATAGTTTGTCGGGGAATTAG
- the rfbF gene encoding glucose-1-phosphate cytidylyltransferase, which translates to MKAVILAGGLGTRLSEETTLRPKPMVEIGGRPMLWHILKIYSQHGINDFIICCGYKGYVIKEFFANYFLHMSDVTFDMQTNKMQVHNSVAEPWRVTLVDTGDLTGTGGRLRRVKQYLDPGEPFCMTYGDGVADVDITASIAFHKQHRKAVTLTSVQPIARFGALGLNNTQIYSFQEKPSDEGGWINGGFFVLEPSAIDAVTDDSQMFEREPIEMLVNKGEVHAFFHRGFWQAMDTLREKQHLEELWQTGKAPWKTW; encoded by the coding sequence ATGAAAGCAGTCATCCTCGCGGGTGGACTTGGAACACGGCTGTCGGAGGAGACCACGCTTCGGCCCAAACCGATGGTGGAGATCGGCGGCAGGCCGATGCTCTGGCATATTCTCAAGATCTACTCCCAGCACGGCATCAACGACTTCATCATCTGCTGCGGCTACAAGGGCTATGTCATCAAGGAGTTCTTCGCGAACTACTTCCTCCACATGTCTGACGTCACCTTCGACATGCAGACCAACAAGATGCAGGTCCACAATTCGGTCGCCGAACCGTGGCGCGTCACGCTGGTCGATACCGGGGATCTGACCGGAACAGGCGGCCGGCTACGTCGCGTGAAGCAGTACCTCGATCCAGGCGAACCCTTCTGCATGACCTACGGTGACGGCGTCGCGGATGTCGATATTACTGCGTCGATCGCATTTCACAAGCAGCACCGGAAAGCTGTCACTCTCACCAGTGTTCAGCCTATCGCCCGCTTCGGCGCACTGGGACTCAACAACACGCAGATCTACTCGTTCCAGGAGAAGCCGTCTGACGAGGGAGGCTGGATCAACGGCGGCTTCTTCGTGCTCGAACCGTCGGCGATCGATGCGGTGACCGATGACTCACAGATGTTCGAACGGGAGCCCATCGAGATGCTCGTCAACAAAGGAGAGGTGCATGCGTTCTTCCATCGCGGCTTCTGGCAGGCGATGGATACCCTCCGCGAAAAGCAGCATCTGGAAGAGCTCTGGCAGACGGGCAAGGCACCTTGGAAGACTTGGTAG